One part of the Alosa alosa isolate M-15738 ecotype Scorff River chromosome 4, AALO_Geno_1.1, whole genome shotgun sequence genome encodes these proteins:
- the ormdl2 gene encoding ORM1-like protein 2, protein MNVGVAHSEVNPNTRVMNSRGIWLAYLLLTTVLHVVLLSIPFFSVPVVWTLTNVIHNLIMYLFLHTVKGTPFETPDQGKARLLTHWEQMDYGIQFTSSRKFLTISPIVLYLLASFYTKYDATHFLVNTCSLLSVLLPKLPQFHGVRIFGINKY, encoded by the exons ATGAATGTGGGCGTAGCTCACAGTGAGGTGAACCCCAATACGAGGGTTATGAACAGCCGTGGCATTTGGCTGGCTTACCTGTTGCTGACTACTGTGTTGCACGTCGTGCTACTGAGTATTCCATTCTTCAGCGTGCCTGTTGTGTGGACCCTGACAAATGTCATCCATAATCTG ATTATGTACTTGTTCTTGCACACGGTGAAAGGCACTCCGTTTGAAACACCTGACCAGGGTAAGGCCCGCCTCCTCACACATTGGGAACAGATGGACTATGGCATACAGTTCACTTCATCTCGGAAGTTCCTCACCATCTCCCCAATTGTGCT GTACCTCCTGGCCAGCTTCTACACAAAGTATGATGCTACCCACTTCCTGGTCAACACATGCTCACTTCTCAGTGTGCTTCTTCCGAAGTTGCCACAGTTTCATGGAGTGCGCATCTTTGGAATCAACAAATATTGA